In Beutenbergia cavernae DSM 12333, the DNA window CCGAACGTCGAGCCGTGGGTGCCCGGCGTGAGCACGCCGAGGACGTCCGCGCGTCCCACGACCGCCGACACGGGCAGCACCCCGCCGCCGAGCGCCTTCCCGAGCGTCACCAGGTCCGCGCGGACGCCGACGCGGTCGGCGGCCAGCGTGGTGCCGGTCCGCCCGAGCCCCGACTGGATCTCGTCGAGCACGAGCAGGACTCCGGCCGCCGCCGTGACGTCGCGGACGCGGGGGAGGTAGTCGGCGGGCGGGACGACGACGCCGGACTCGCCCTGGATCGGCTCGAGCAGGACCGCCACGGTGTGCTCGTCGATCGCGGCGGCGACGGCGTCGGCGTCGCCGTACGGGACGACGCGGAACCCCGGTGTGTACGGGCCGAACCCGTCGCGGGCGTCCGGATCCGTCGAGAACGAGACGATCGTCGTCGTCCGCCCGTGGAACGCGCCGGCGGCGACCACGATCGTCGCGCGTTCTGGGGCCACCCCGCGCACGTCGTACCCCCACTTGCGGGACACCTTGATCGCGGTCTCGACCGCCTCCGCCCCGGTGTTCATCGGCAGCAGCATCTGGGTCCCCGTGAGAGCCGTGACGGCGTCGGCGAACGGGACGAGCAGGTCGTGGTCGAAGGCCCGCGAGGTCAGG includes these proteins:
- the rocD gene encoding ornithine--oxo-acid transaminase, yielding MTADVRLATGSTAPGREVLAHNYAPLPVTLHSGDGAWVRDAQGRAYLDFLAGYSALNFGHGHPALLAAAHDQLDRLTLTSRAFDHDLLVPFADAVTALTGTQMLLPMNTGAEAVETAIKVSRKWGYDVRGVAPERATIVVAAGAFHGRTTTIVSFSTDPDARDGFGPYTPGFRVVPYGDADAVAAAIDEHTVAVLLEPIQGESGVVVPPADYLPRVRDVTAAAGVLLVLDEIQSGLGRTGTTLAADRVGVRADLVTLGKALGGGVLPVSAVVGRADVLGVLTPGTHGSTFGGNPLACAVGIAVCRLLEPGDLQARAAELGAVMAARLEEMQRAGLLAAVRTAGLWAGIDVPADAGITGRGLCERLLARGVLAKDTHGATIRLAPPLVVSEADLHTGLDALEDALRA